ATTCAGTTACTCTATTTTTAATAGCTCCTTCCCCTTCTTCAAAATGCTTTCAGAATCCCCAAGTCTTCAAGGGAGCCTTCTTCCATGCCCTATGATCAGTGTCGacttggatctgaaatgttccccacaGGTCCATAAGGTAAAGGCTTGGTCATCACCTGGTGCTACAGGGAGGTAGCGGAACCTCTGGAAGGTGGGAATTAGTGGAAGGAAGCTAGCTGATTGGAGGCGTGCCCTTGAAGGGAgatgggaccctggccccttcctctcccttcaatttctggctgccatgaggtgagaagTTTTGCTTTATTACTCACTTTCTGCCTTGAGGTtcttctgcctcatcacaggcctaGAAACAAGAGCCAAGTGACTGTGTACTGAACAAAAAGCCATTGCTACTGTGAACCTCTCCTCCTCGTAAGTGACTCATCCCTCAGGTACTTtatcatagtgatgaaaagctggcACATGGGGCAAtctgttccctctgcctagaTACCCTCCCTCTGCATCTCCTTGTGGAACTTTTACCTTATCTTTTAATTCTGAGTTCACGTAGTGAGATTTGAACTCAGACTGCCCCAGTGTCTTCAAGTCATGTTCGCGGAGTTATGAGTTCAGACGGTGGATGTCGGTCTTCCTCCATGACTGCACTGTTGATAATGTAGGCAGTGTAGGCTTGATTTCATGGCCCTAGTCCTTGACGTGGAAGAGATGTCTCCAAAAGAAGGAATTGTTCAACTCCTGCATATCCATATGAGATGGGTCTACAGCCTTTACTATCATCCTTTCCAAGAGAATTTAGTAATATAAAAATGCTTACTTCTTCATAATagcaaaatgtatataaacccataTATACCAGGATTTTAATTCTATATCCATACAGGTGAATTTTTACAATTACAAGTACTTACaagtataaatatacatacagaGGGAGAAAAGACTAGAAGCAGCTATGcccaaatcatttatttatttcttcttttttctcttgtcttaGAATGagatgctatttttatttatatgtacttttctccattcttcatATATTGGGGTTAAAAGAATACCATATTTACcatatttgggctggggatatagctccattggtagagtgcctgggttcaatccccatcaccataaaaaaaaaataataataatactgcaTTTAAATGAATAGCAGAGAGGAACCACCTGATGCTGTGGGAACACACCTAAGCCAGTCAGAATAGAACCTGGTGACACCAAGCATTGTTAATGAGGACGTGGTGTTCTAACAGGGGAAGTTTACAGTGGTCTTCTTTCATTAGCACAGGAGACATCCAGACTAATTTTTCTCCAGAAGGTAGAACAGCATATATTTTACAAGTGAGGGCCACTGAGATCATAAATACTTGGCAGTGGGCATCAAGAGTTTCACTAACGGTTCCCTAAGAGCGAGCTGATGCCCCCGGCACCCCTACGCCTGGAATATTCTACAGTAAAGATGAGATCACTTAGGGCCTCCGAACAAGTCTTTGCACTGGACAATGTAGCATAGCTTCAAAGAGTAGATCAGAGAAATGATTAACCTTAACGGTTTAGGAAGAAAAAGCAAGACAGCATTTTCCCCCTCGTAACTGACTGATGGCACTAAATGCCATGTTAACAAACATTTTGTGGGAAGTCCTCTGTGATCACCAAAGCTGCTCTTTCCATCACTGCCCGTGAAGGAAAGGAGTAAGGCAGTCAAGTCAACGAGGGGCCCAGCGCAGCACTGTGGGTGCGTCTTACAGAGCGCGCGGTAAGACTCTTACCAAGTGCTCAGCACAGCCCCCAGTGAATACCGCCTTTCCATCTAGGCAGCCTCCTTTCACTCCCGCCCAACCACCTgtcttgtttttattaatttcaattttattactatttttttcttcagcttcAGTTTCTTCCAATTGTTTGTAGGAAGTGGGCATCACAAACTTTTTAGAGTTGTTCTTTTCCCTGTTGGCTTGGTTTGATTTCCATATGCTCGTCACTTGGCCATCCCCtaggaattggttccaggacccctggtGGATACCAAAGTCTGAAGACGCTCAATTCCCTCACGTAAAACGGCCCAGTGTTTGAAAATAACCCTGAACTTCCTCCTCCACGTTAAATCCCCTCTAGGTTACACGTAATACCTAAAGCAATGGATATGCTattgagttaatatttgttatAGCACATTGCttagggaacaatgacaagaaaagcCAGAGTACGTTCAGTCCATCTTTTACTCAGATTtatcactgctgtgacaaaaaaagGCCTGCGAGAACacttttagggaaggaaaagcttatttggtgctcatggttttggagggcTCAGTTCATAGAcacctggctccattgctctaggcactaagtgaggcagaatatcatggtggaagacggTGGTGGAGGAAAATGGCTCAGAATGGCAATCAGGAAGAAACccccaggaacaaaatatataccccaaaggcacaaccccagtgacccaccttctccagccacaccccacctgcctacagtgaccacccagtTGAAACCTATTAGGGGATTAGTATaccgattaggttaaggctctcataacccaatcatttcctctGAActtttcttgcattgcctcaaaCATGAACTTTTTTGCGGGGGATACCTactgtctaaaccataacagtacagaaacaccaaaaaataaaaaatataggttGATCTTCCCTAATTTAGAAATCTGACCAAGTGTTTGAGCACTATATTAGTGTTCAAAAGTATCATAAGCACTGACATAATGCTCAACAATTTTTGGATTTGGGTATGTTTTGTATTCCAGATCAGGGATTTTCAACCAGTAAACAGattttccaaaatctaaaaatctTTGAAACCTGCAGCCCTTCTGTTTCTAAGTATTTTAGATGAGGGCGACTCAACCTGCCTTTTCAATCCATGGGTGGTGGAATCCACAGATACAGAAGGAGTGGATGCAGAGGCCCAGCTGTGTTGATCTCAGGTCTGGACTCAGTGCTGGGAAGTGCCTCTCCTCCACTGTCCCTGTCTCAAGTGCTAAATGTGCTTTGGAGATACATGTCTACACTCCCGATTGAGATGTAGCTCATGGACCATTTTGTGGTTGAAAATCTGCAAGTTTTAGTCATGTCGACCTGAGTGGATGTCCCAGTTCTGTTTCTGACCAGCTTTATGATTCCAGGCAAACTGCTCTGCTCTGGGAGGCACATCATCCACTATTCACTGACGTAGGGACGACATGGGTCCTGTCTCCTGGAGGAAGTCATGGAGATCCTGGAGGATTCGGCGTAAATGACCCAGGAGAGGCTCCTGGCACAGGACTAAATACACAATGcatgcttctctttttctcttaagtCCTtgctgtaaaaacaaaacaaaacaaaaaatcccagtCCTGCCAGCAGTGACTTGGTTGTCCTtttcctcctgccacaaggtctTCCATGGACATTGTGGAGACACACTAATATGCAGGCTGATACACTGAAATGCCACCTTATTAATTCAGGACACCCCACTTACTAAGAATTCTTGATCACTCTGTCAGGGCCCAGGCTGAAATTCACTGTCAATCTAACCTtaagagagagaaagtaaaaaaacCAAGGTGGAAAGTCGAGGGGTGGCAGAACCACCCTGGTTGATATCCGGAACTTTCACGAGGTAGGTGACCCTGGCTCTGCTTCATCTTAGGTAGCATACATCCAACGAAATGGGGTTCATTGCACGGGcaattgtatttcctttttaaaaagtctccatcattttaatgtcttttgaCAGCTTCTTTTTGTTGGGGGACACAGTATTGGCTACACTTAAGTCTAGCCACAAACTGCACCAATCCATGATGATGCAGGAGCCGTTGGCTGTTCCGGGGGGTTTCCATGATGTCGGGTACCATCCTTGGAACTGCTCAATCTCATGGGCTTCACATTTTCCTATTTAAGCTTTAGAGTTTGTCATTAGTTTTATGTAAGTTTTCCCTTTCCCCTGAGGGACAAAAGAGCTTTGAATTTCCtccgattaaaaaaaaaaaaaggtttaaatattttaattttatgaatgtgGAACAGACATGGGCATGGGGCAGTTGAAGATCTGAACTAAAATTTAGCCTGTGTTTCAAAGCCCATATTACAGATCCCAGCATGTAGAGTGTCTGAAAGGAGAGAATAAATGTAAGATGTGAAGAAAGCCTTCCGGGTCCCTCCCTCAGCTCTCCTTTGTACCCAGTGACCCCCAGCACTTGACCTTCAATAGAAACTCCTCCTTCCATGTCAGGAGGGTGCTGGGTGGAGGGAGAGAAAGCTGGGGAGCGAGAGGTTCCCATCATGGTCACTTTCTTATAGAGCTTTTATAGGTCTTAGTTTTCTTATTGGTAAGTTGGAAAGAATAATATACAATTCACCAGACATTTTCAGGATTCAATTAAATTCTCAATTTCTCTATCAATGGTCAAATGCCATGACTTCATATTAGTACTATTGAGTCTCTGAGGTGTTCTGCAATGTAAGAAACCAGTTTGGTTCCGTTAACCAGAGCCAGACAAGGCTAAACCAGCAAGAATAAAAATCATGCGTTCCTTCACCATCTCCTATGCTCACTACGTACCTTAAATTCCCAGTTTAACTTAGTGAGAGAAGCTCATTATTGGTTGGGGAGAGGAAACAGAGAAATCGTGTCTGCACCAATTCGATCAAGTCCTGCAGAGGTTCATTTGAGAGCAACAAATGGTGATTCTAAAATTTAGTTTTGAAGAAACATTTTCTCCCAGATAATACCTTTTgaattaaaaggaggaaaaaaaaaaaagggaaaggaaaagaaagaaaaaagtctattcACAAGCAGGGTAAGAGTGAAAGAAATGAggtgaagaaataattttcagttgTACTCAGAGTGCATCCAAAGCAGTTAAATTCTCCTTTCCAGTGAACAGAAAGGCAGAAAGCGTGGCTTTCCTAGCAAAGTGTCAGAAGCAcaaatgctttttttcctcccaatggttaaaaacaggaatgaagaaaagaaaatgctttgaaaaatgaataGAGCTAGAAAGCAAACACCATGTAAAGGGGTACCTGTGGTGTTATTAGCAGTaagtgaatggatgaagaaatacaaaccaaatggCAGAAAATACAGACTTAGGTATTCTGTGCAAAAGAACTGAAGGCGATTCCTTTTGGCCAGTCACGTAGACTGAGTAGAAACACCGATCatcatgcattttttaaattcatggcATCAATTTGATTTCTCATTAATTAAATGAGCAAATTAGGGAATGCCTGTTTTAGGGAGCTGCTCCAAAAATAAACTTGTAAAATCAGGTTAGAGATACACTCCATGCCCTGAGCGCAGCGGGGAGTAAAAGGGAAAATGTGAAATGAGAATGTAACCTGTAATAGCCACTTCACTGGTAGAGGTGATGGAGCCTCCATTATCAATCAGGACCTAGTTTGATGTCTAATTTCACTGACTATCTAACtgatcaaattaaattaaatataaatgaggaaataCTGGGCTAGGGGGAAAAGAACTATACCATCTTGCTTTCCAGCTAGTACAAACTGACCCatgatcaaggaaaaaaaaaaaagaaaaaaaaaagcttcaatacttttttaaagggaaaaaaaaaattccccaactGACCTAACAAAGAACATTGTTGGCAAAAACATTTGCGTTTCCCTCTGCTTGCTATGTACTCAGAATGGAGAAATGGTTGAATTGCTTTCCTTCAGTTATTTCACCATATTTCCGTGCCTGTTCTGTGCCAGGTTCCAGTCATTCTTTGTGGGTGTCTCCTCCCGACAGCTGCAAGCTGCTGTGGATCTGATCTTCAGAGCTGCGTGCTTTCATGGCTTACAGATGTAGCAGAGATGTTGGTAGACGGTTTACTACTCTGCAGATGTTTGCAAACGAGACTTACCCAACAGGAAAGGCTTCACGGCTGCATCCAAAGCCTCCCCAACTCCATTTTCCACACGGACTTGGCAGTACCAGCAAGGTGGATGGTTTCCTGATCCTCTGTGCTACCCTGGTGCTGCAAGTCATCCTGAGTCAACAGGAGTTGGGGGGCTGCCGCATTTTTAATGCAGGGGCATCAGGTTGTTCAGAACTGAGGAGCCGTGCAGAGGAGTCTAGGAGGCTGCTGGGCCTGAGGCCATCAGTAGGAGAACAGAGTTCtcacaggcaggaggatctgaccGGGGTCAGTGGCAAGTCGGCCTCGGACCTCAGTTTTTCTTATCAACAAAGGCTGTGGGAAGGGATGCTTCTAGCACAGGGACTCACTGTTTCCTGCTGCAGCTTGCTTGTTTCAGCATCTGAAATTCCCTCCCTACTTcccttagaaatggaaagaaattattatttttttcctctcagggctggggttgaaaccagggccttgggaatgctaggcaaatgtgctaccaccaagctacacccccagctcccgAATGATCAGTTTTAAACAAATGAGTCACAAAACACAGAGCTTGACAAAGACAGGAATCGCCCAGCCTGCCTCCGCTGGACTTCCTTCCTGCCCACTGTCCTGGCTTTTGCCCCTCTGGCACCTGCTTCATCCTGCTCCCTCTTCACTGTCTCATGGTTCCTGATGTGACGGTGTCCATGTCAGAGAGCCATCTGGAATCGCCTCGCTCTCCTCTCTGCCTGGTCACTTCACATTTTCAAATGGGTCTTCTGTCCTCTACCTACACTTTCAgagtccctccctctcctcttcctggaaCTAGCCTTCTGCCTCAACCTGGCTCCTGTTCTGAGCTTCACACACAATTTCCTGTGTGATCTTCAGACACTCCACTCTGCCAAACTACGTGGGTATTATTGTTTGGATGACAAATGCCAACCATGCAGCAGTTGTTCTATTTTCTATTGATCATTGTCTCAGCAGATATCTCCACAGGGATTCACAGACGAGTGTTACTCTAAACACATAGATAGCTGTGAAGAAGGGACACAGGCATACTTCTGAGATAGTCCAAGGCTCCGTGCTTTACACTTGGATGGAGAATGTGGATACTGTAAGGAATAAATCAGGTCTTAACCCTTATAGAAAAGCAATCACAAATCCATGTgctcatatgtgtgtgtgtgtgtgtgtgtgtgtcatattGTGTGTGTAAACACAAGACCATGTTTAGCTATACATGGGATATATTCATACAgcttttttcattatataaattcattatatatattagtTCTGGTctgtaatatttaaattatagaaatattgTTCATTAACATGTCtgaattaaaatagttatttcttCCTAtacaaaaagaattcaaaacgTTTTAGGGCCTAGCTTTAAAAGTCAACATGCAACGgctgatttatttcatttgtcgTTTCATGGATATGAAAAATAGTACCACTGGGACTAGCAAGAACCATAAATGCTACGTTATTGCAAGTGTTctaaaaaatcagaacaaaactAATTTATTATAGTTCTGTCTTCATGATACACCACATGTTGGTGAGTTAAACACaacaaaattatcttttcttttaaaagtgtctactaaagataaaaagaataaggTAACAATTAACATGTAGtttgttacattaaaaaaatctgatataCATAGTTCTATTGCCTGTTAGCTTGTTCTAAGCCTCTTTaactattacaaaaaaaaaaaaaaagaggaaaaatcagaGAGAAGTGGTTGTTGAAAGGCAAACATTCAATTCAGTTGATACATTACAGTACAGTCAACTAACATCATTCAAGGAAGGTAGCGAGTCTAGTCAGCTTCTTGATTTAAGTCTGTAAACCAGATTGCTACAAAAGGTTCGATGCTGCTTCAAAACTGTATATTAATTACCTTTTTGGAGGATGCAGAACTTTCTACTGATGGCTTCAGAAGAAGGGGTCATGCTATTGGTAAAAGCACAGGGGAACCCCATCCTGTCATTAATCATTTTATTGAGCAGTGTCGTTAGGATAGCATTATTGAGTTTAGcacaacaactaaaataaaataaaataataataatataataataataatcataataatgataagaataaaaaccaaacacacaCCAGGAGCCGGGAGTGGCTGCCAGCTGTGTCAAACCCTTGCGATACGCTAtactaaaaaaatttgaaatatccaCCGTCCTCTCCACTCTGCCACAAACTAGCAAAGTCAAAAATACAAAAGTCTTCAACTTGTTACTTTTGCAGAATAAAGCAAAAACGTCTTTGTGCTCCTTACTACCAGAAGCAAAATATCCACTGAGTCACCACATGTAGTAGCTTCTGGATGTGTCGACCTGGGTTGGCTTGGCCTCTGCGGAACCGTCCTTGTCTTTCTCGCTATCCCCTTCCCACAGGTTGATGAGCGGAGGGTACAGCTCGTTCAAGGGGATGGAAGAGGTTTTCTGCATATACTTTTTCAGTGAATGGTGGTAGTTTTTCCTCTTGAATCTTTTGGCGATGTACACTGCCATGGAGGCGAGGCTAATCACGGCGAACATGGACCCCATGACCGCGGCTAGGGCTGTACTGGTTTCTTGATCAGAGATGTCTAGTGCGAAGGCGGCGGTTTTGGTTGTGACATTGACGCAGGACTTCTGGGTCTGCTGATGGATGTTGGACACTGTGAGGCACACCTCATAATCTGTAGAAGGCTGAAGATGTGTCAGGTTGTACTCATGGACATCGACCGGGACCCTGGCCGTATACGTTATGTGGGGGTTGTCAATCTTCATGGTGGCGGATGaccattttaaatttgatgtcatgACATTGGAGTTGACCTTCCAGGACACTAAGATGGAATGAGATTCGGTCTGCTTGACATATATTTTCAACACCTGGGTACCATCCAGAAGGGTTCCATTCACCTTGATGGTCGCCACCCGAGTGTCTGCCCCTTGGACATTCTGGGCCACGCATGTATATCTCCCCGAGTCTTCGATCTGCATGTTAACTATTTCCAAGGTGCCTTCACTGCTTAACTTGAATTTTTCCGAAAGGGTATCCACAGTTATTTTATTTCCGATGGGAGTGACCCAGTAAATTTCAGGTTCTGGCTCGGCCATGGCCCGACAGTCTAGAAAAACCGTCGTGCCGATATCCATGTTTAAATGGTTTGGAAATGTGTCGTGAGAGATCATTGGCAGGCACTGTTCACTGGAATCCTGGATTATGACTTCCTTCACCTGCTGCCCTCTGTATTCGGGGGGCATGGCGCAGAACATGGACAAGGGCTCCATGAAGCGGATGTTGGTTTTGTTGGAGTTAATCCAGTGGATGACACAGTCACACCTCAAGGGATTGCTGTGGATACTGATCTCACGCAGATTGGGAAGGGACTCTACGGTCTTTTGGTAAACGGCATTCAAGGCGTTGTTGTTCAGCATCAAGCTTTCCAGGGCGGGAACGCTTCGGAAGGCCAAGCGGTGGATGTAGGATAATTTGGGGTTATTGGTGGCTTCCAGCTTTGTGAGTTCAGGTAGGTTATCCAGGGCATAGCGGTCCACAGAAACAAGTTCGCCCATGTTGtttatccccagttcttttaaccGAAGCATGTTTTTGAAGTCCCCCTCTTGGATTTTGTGAATGGGATTTTTGTTGAGGTCTAAGAATTTCAAATTTGGAACTTTTTGCAGGGCAAGTTGAGGGACTTTGACCAGTTTATTATCATAAAAAGATAGGCTCTCGAGGCTATCCAGGCCCACCAAGGCATTTCCAGGAATATCGGTGAGATACATTCCTGCCAAAACTAAGCTTCTCAAATTCGAGAGGGGTTTAAAGTTCATATCCAAAATTCCAATCACAGGGTTCTCTCCAATCATAAGAATTTCCAGGTTGGGTGTTGAATCAAACCAGCGACTATCAATAACCTTCAATTTGTTGGAATTCAGGTGGAgccttaaaagattttttaagccTGAAAAGGCATTAGCAGAGATAGTGCTGATCTGGTTGTGGTTGATGTAGAGTTCCTGAAGGTTGCTGAGATCTTGCAGGCAGTGATCAGTCATCTCTGTGATCTGATTTTCCTCCAAATGCAGAGTGGTGAGCTGGGTCAAGTTTGCCAGCCCTACCTCCTTAATGTTTGTAAAGTTGTTTTGGGAGAAATCTAGCTCAGTCAAGTTGAAAAGCTGTTGAAGTTCATCTACGGTCTTAGCGATGTTATTGCTCTGTAAGAGGAGCACTTGCGTGTCACTAGAAAGGTTGCCGGGAATCCTCGTGAGGCGGAGATCGTTACAATCAACCGTGGTGGCTTCTCTGTAGGTGGACTGTGGGGTAAACCAGGGCCGAATTTCACAAACACAAAGTTGTGGACACTCACTATTCTGTATGGAAGACTCAGTTAATGACAGCACTAGCAAGCCCAGCAGCAGTTGGCAAGCCGCTGCTAGCAGGCTCACCCCCGCCATGCTGGCTTGCTGAACAAGCTCAAGTACCGCCCGGGAGTTTTAACAAAATGGGAACACTCTATGTCGACAGAGAGCAGAAAACGCAAACATTCAAGCAGTCCCGGTTGAAGCGTGTTCTGGACTTTCCAAAGGGCAGGAAGCAATTTGGAGTCTTTCGACTGTGTCTCTCAATCCCAGGCACGTGTGCGGCTTCTCGTCCCAGTTACTTCGACCACAAGTCTGGTGCTGTGTCTGAAAATTAGATTAGGAAAGGCGTTAACACTTGTTCCACTACTTTCTACATTAGAACCTTCCTTTTGTCTACTAAAAAGGCCTAGTCACTTACAAATCTAATAGAAAGGAATgtttaaaatgcattcaaataGGTAAATAAGCTTTTAAACTCCAGGATACTTCCTATATCCCTCTGACTACACTAAAAGCAGTTAATGCTCCTTCACTTTTACAATTGGGAGTGCATGTACAACAGGACAAAGTCGTTAAACACACACACCGCACACTGATTTAGGACTACACCAGAAAAGCTTGTAGatgtcatttctttaaaaagaaaagatgactttaGAAATTGCACATACTTATGGctccaaaaacaaaaaggtcatCCCTACTAAAAGCAAAACATGAAAAGCAGTTTAGTAGAAACTCAGtgcattttgtatttcttttcaggGGAGgggattaccagggattgaactcaggggcactcaaccactaagccgcatccccagtcctattttgtattttagagacagggtctcactgagttgcttagcacttctgctttttgaggctgactttgaactcatgatcctcctgcctcagcctttcaagctggtgggattataggcttgtgccactgtgcccggctcagtgcatttttatttatttacttcttaatTAAGACCTCAATTGTttccagaaattttcttttttaaatggtacATTTTGTGGGAATGTACCAGTCAAAGCTTTTCtagttcatatatttttatgcaaaaagTTAATTTAACACAACTATGAAAGGAAGACATGAGTTTTTTTTATTACATTCTAATAGTCACATCTGATTGTGACTG
This DNA window, taken from Sciurus carolinensis chromosome 19, mSciCar1.2, whole genome shotgun sequence, encodes the following:
- the Lrrn1 gene encoding leucine-rich repeat neuronal protein 1, which produces MAGVSLLAAACQLLLGLLVLSLTESSIQNSECPQLCVCEIRPWFTPQSTYREATTVDCNDLRLTRIPGNLSSDTQVLLLQSNNIAKTVDELQQLFNLTELDFSQNNFTNIKEVGLANLTQLTTLHLEENQITEMTDHCLQDLSNLQELYINHNQISTISANAFSGLKNLLRLHLNSNKLKVIDSRWFDSTPNLEILMIGENPVIGILDMNFKPLSNLRSLVLAGMYLTDIPGNALVGLDSLESLSFYDNKLVKVPQLALQKVPNLKFLDLNKNPIHKIQEGDFKNMLRLKELGINNMGELVSVDRYALDNLPELTKLEATNNPKLSYIHRLAFRSVPALESLMLNNNALNAVYQKTVESLPNLREISIHSNPLRCDCVIHWINSNKTNIRFMEPLSMFCAMPPEYRGQQVKEVIIQDSSEQCLPMISHDTFPNHLNMDIGTTVFLDCRAMAEPEPEIYWVTPIGNKITVDTLSEKFKLSSEGTLEIVNMQIEDSGRYTCVAQNVQGADTRVATIKVNGTLLDGTQVLKIYVKQTESHSILVSWKVNSNVMTSNLKWSSATMKIDNPHITYTARVPVDVHEYNLTHLQPSTDYEVCLTVSNIHQQTQKSCVNVTTKTAAFALDISDQETSTALAAVMGSMFAVISLASMAVYIAKRFKRKNYHHSLKKYMQKTSSIPLNELYPPLINLWEGDSEKDKDGSAEAKPTQVDTSRSYYMW